From Micromonospora nigra, one genomic window encodes:
- a CDS encoding Trp biosynthesis-associated membrane protein, translating into MSPAPAPAGAVTRGGPAGRRELTYAVLLCLAGAGLALWAATRTWAVELSARPAPLPPVRDTSTGAALVPWLPALAVVALAGGGAVLATRGRLRQVLGGLLALLGLAVAAGGVQGLVAGFDGEVSRQWPALCLVGGLLTAGGGLLTGWRGGRWPAMGARYERPARPGQVTTRPGGPAAPQPAGPIEGRGTTQAWDALDRGEDPTVS; encoded by the coding sequence GCGGCGGGAGCTGACCTACGCGGTGCTGCTCTGCCTGGCCGGCGCGGGCCTGGCCCTGTGGGCGGCCACCCGGACCTGGGCGGTCGAGTTGAGCGCCCGCCCGGCCCCGCTGCCGCCGGTGCGCGACACCAGTACCGGTGCGGCGCTGGTGCCGTGGTTGCCGGCGCTGGCGGTGGTCGCACTGGCCGGCGGCGGCGCGGTGCTGGCCACCCGGGGCCGGCTGCGGCAGGTGCTGGGCGGGCTGCTGGCGCTGCTCGGGCTCGCCGTGGCGGCGGGCGGCGTCCAGGGGCTGGTCGCCGGGTTCGACGGCGAGGTGAGCCGGCAGTGGCCGGCGTTGTGCCTCGTCGGCGGGCTCCTCACCGCCGGCGGCGGCCTGCTGACCGGGTGGCGGGGCGGCCGGTGGCCGGCGATGGGGGCCCGCTACGAGCGTCCGGCCCGGCCCGGCCAGGTGACGACCCGGCCGGGCGGGCCGGCGGCGCCCCAGCCGGCCGGCCCGATCGAGGGCCGGGGCACCACCCAGGCGTGGGACGCCCTGGACCGGGGCGAGGACCCGACGGTCAGCTGA
- the trpC gene encoding indole-3-glycerol phosphate synthase TrpC: MLDEILVGVREDVARRQEQVPLERIRELAAAAPPPLDAYAALRKPGVGVIAEVKRSSPSKGQLAEIADPADLAGDYAAGGARVISVLTEGRWFGGSLDDLAAVRAAVQIPVLRKDFVVSSYQVHEARAHGADLVLLIVAALEQNALVGLLERIESLGMTALVEVHDEEEADRALEAGAQVIGVNARNLRTLEVDRSVFERIAPGLPSSVVKIAESGVRGPHDLIRYASAGADAVLVGEGLVTQKSPREAVAELVNAGNHPATPRPAR; the protein is encoded by the coding sequence GTGCTCGACGAGATCCTGGTCGGCGTCCGCGAGGACGTGGCCCGGCGGCAGGAGCAGGTTCCGCTCGAGCGGATCCGTGAACTGGCGGCTGCGGCACCGCCACCGCTCGACGCGTACGCGGCCCTGCGCAAGCCGGGCGTGGGCGTGATCGCCGAGGTCAAGCGGTCCTCGCCCTCGAAGGGTCAGCTCGCCGAGATCGCCGACCCGGCCGACCTGGCGGGTGACTACGCTGCCGGTGGCGCGCGGGTGATCAGCGTGCTGACCGAGGGGCGCTGGTTCGGCGGCTCGCTGGACGACCTGGCCGCCGTGCGGGCCGCCGTGCAGATTCCGGTGTTGCGCAAGGACTTCGTGGTGTCCAGCTACCAGGTGCACGAGGCCCGGGCGCACGGCGCCGACCTGGTCCTGCTGATCGTCGCCGCGTTGGAGCAGAACGCCCTGGTGGGCCTGCTGGAGCGGATCGAGTCCCTCGGGATGACCGCCCTGGTCGAGGTGCACGACGAGGAGGAGGCCGACCGGGCCCTGGAGGCCGGCGCGCAGGTGATCGGCGTCAACGCGCGCAATCTGCGTACCCTGGAGGTCGACCGCTCGGTGTTCGAACGGATCGCGCCCGGCCTGCCCAGCAGCGTCGTCAAGATCGCGGAATCCGGGGTACGCGGCCCGCACGACCTGATCCGGTACGCCTCGGCCGGCGCCGACGCCGTGCTGGTCGGCGAGGGTCTGGTCACCCAGAAGAGCCCCCGGGAGGCGGTGGCCGAGCTGGTCAACGCCGGCAACCACCCGGCGACGCCCCGCCCGGCGCGCTAG